One Eurosta solidaginis isolate ZX-2024a chromosome 5, ASM4086904v1, whole genome shotgun sequence DNA segment encodes these proteins:
- the LOC137254054 gene encoding hydroxyacylglutathione hydrolase, mitochondrial-like isoform X1 yields the protein MLTAVWRNVPQPVSRNLTAAFFRGVCSGNAHPYGGASALALASNRKSSDLVSLRCTQKLIQKLLSVGINKMHSSVEDLKSGNLHIKVLPALQDNFMYLIIDTATKEAAIVDPVEPDTVLAAVEAEQVNLTKVLTTHHHWDHAGGNEKLVKQYGKPLTVYGGDERIRPLTQKVKQDDRFQIGNLNVSCLFTPCHTTGHICYFVEAPNNERAVFTGDTLFQGGCGRFFEGTPDQMYSALIEKLSALPDDTKVFCGHEYTLQNMAYARHVEPQNERILKRIEWAKLRRATKAPTVPSTIGEEKSWNPFMRVREPSVQQHAGAKDPVKCMGNLRKEKDNFKA from the exons ATGCTTACCGCAGTTTGGAGAAATGTACCCCAACCAGTTTCACGCAATTTGACCGCTGCTTTCTTTCGAGGTGTGTGCAGTGGCAACGCACACCCATACGGTGGGGCGAGTGCACTTGCACTTGCCAGTAACCGGAAAAGTTCGGATTTGGTGTCCCTACGTTGTACTCAGAAACTAA tACAAAAACTACTCAGCGTTGGTATAAACAAAATGCACAGCTCCGTGGAAGATTTGAAGTCGGGTAATCTGCATATTAAGGTGCTACCGGCGTTGCAGgataattttatgtatttg ATAATTGACACCGCTACAAAGGAGGCCGCCATTGTTGATCCCGTTGAACCAGATACCGTGCTCGCCGCCGTTGAAGCTGAGCAAGTTAATCTCACAAAAGTGCTCACAACCCACCATCACTGGGATCATGCAGGTGGCAATGAAAAACTAGTCAAACAATACGGAAAACCTTTAACTGTATATGGTGGCGATGAACGCATTCGCCCATTAACGCAAAAAGTCAAGCAAGATGATCGCTTTCAAATTGGTAACCTCAATGTGAGTTGCCTCTTTACGCCATGTCACACAACCGGTCACATTTGTTATTTCGTTGAGGCGCCAAATAATGAGCGCGCCGTTTTTACTGGGGACACGCTCTTCCAGGGTGGCTGCGGGCGCTTTTTTGAGGGTACACCCGATCAAATGTATTCGGCGTTGATTGAAAAATTATCCGCACTACCGGATGATACGAAAGTGTTTTGTGGCCATGAGTATACATTACAAAATATGGCATATGCACGTCATGTTGAGCCGCAAAATGAACGGATTTTGAAACGTATTGAATGGGCAAAGCTGCGTCGTGCTACAAAAGCCCCCACTGTGCCATCTACTATTGGTGAGGAGAAATCTTGGAATCCATTTATGCGTGTACGTGAGCCTAGTGTACAACAGCATGCGGGTGCGAAAGATCCTGTCAAATGTATGGGTAATTTGCGCAAAGAAAAGGATAATTTCAAGGCTTAG
- the LOC137254054 gene encoding hydroxyacylglutathione hydrolase, mitochondrial-like isoform X3 — MLTAVWRNVPQPVSRNLTAAFFRVQKLLSVGINKMHSSVEDLKSGNLHIKVLPALQDNFMYLIIDTATKEAAIVDPVEPDTVLAAVEAEQVNLTKVLTTHHHWDHAGGNEKLVKQYGKPLTVYGGDERIRPLTQKVKQDDRFQIGNLNVSCLFTPCHTTGHICYFVEAPNNERAVFTGDTLFQGGCGRFFEGTPDQMYSALIEKLSALPDDTKVFCGHEYTLQNMAYARHVEPQNERILKRIEWAKLRRATKAPTVPSTIGEEKSWNPFMRVREPSVQQHAGAKDPVKCMGNLRKEKDNFKA, encoded by the exons ATGCTTACCGCAGTTTGGAGAAATGTACCCCAACCAGTTTCACGCAATTTGACCGCTGCTTTCTTTCGAG tACAAAAACTACTCAGCGTTGGTATAAACAAAATGCACAGCTCCGTGGAAGATTTGAAGTCGGGTAATCTGCATATTAAGGTGCTACCGGCGTTGCAGgataattttatgtatttg ATAATTGACACCGCTACAAAGGAGGCCGCCATTGTTGATCCCGTTGAACCAGATACCGTGCTCGCCGCCGTTGAAGCTGAGCAAGTTAATCTCACAAAAGTGCTCACAACCCACCATCACTGGGATCATGCAGGTGGCAATGAAAAACTAGTCAAACAATACGGAAAACCTTTAACTGTATATGGTGGCGATGAACGCATTCGCCCATTAACGCAAAAAGTCAAGCAAGATGATCGCTTTCAAATTGGTAACCTCAATGTGAGTTGCCTCTTTACGCCATGTCACACAACCGGTCACATTTGTTATTTCGTTGAGGCGCCAAATAATGAGCGCGCCGTTTTTACTGGGGACACGCTCTTCCAGGGTGGCTGCGGGCGCTTTTTTGAGGGTACACCCGATCAAATGTATTCGGCGTTGATTGAAAAATTATCCGCACTACCGGATGATACGAAAGTGTTTTGTGGCCATGAGTATACATTACAAAATATGGCATATGCACGTCATGTTGAGCCGCAAAATGAACGGATTTTGAAACGTATTGAATGGGCAAAGCTGCGTCGTGCTACAAAAGCCCCCACTGTGCCATCTACTATTGGTGAGGAGAAATCTTGGAATCCATTTATGCGTGTACGTGAGCCTAGTGTACAACAGCATGCGGGTGCGAAAGATCCTGTCAAATGTATGGGTAATTTGCGCAAAGAAAAGGATAATTTCAAGGCTTAG
- the LOC137254054 gene encoding hydroxyacylglutathione hydrolase, mitochondrial-like isoform X5: protein MHSSVEDLKSGNLHIKVLPALQDNFMYLIIDTATKEAAIVDPVEPDTVLAAVEAEQVNLTKVLTTHHHWDHAGGNEKLVKQYGKPLTVYGGDERIRPLTQKVKQDDRFQIGNLNVSCLFTPCHTTGHICYFVEAPNNERAVFTGDTLFQGGCGRFFEGTPDQMYSALIEKLSALPDDTKVFCGHEYTLQNMAYARHVEPQNERILKRIEWAKLRRATKAPTVPSTIGEEKSWNPFMRVREPSVQQHAGAKDPVKCMGNLRKEKDNFKA, encoded by the exons ATGCACAGCTCCGTGGAAGATTTGAAGTCGGGTAATCTGCATATTAAGGTGCTACCGGCGTTGCAGgataattttatgtatttg ATAATTGACACCGCTACAAAGGAGGCCGCCATTGTTGATCCCGTTGAACCAGATACCGTGCTCGCCGCCGTTGAAGCTGAGCAAGTTAATCTCACAAAAGTGCTCACAACCCACCATCACTGGGATCATGCAGGTGGCAATGAAAAACTAGTCAAACAATACGGAAAACCTTTAACTGTATATGGTGGCGATGAACGCATTCGCCCATTAACGCAAAAAGTCAAGCAAGATGATCGCTTTCAAATTGGTAACCTCAATGTGAGTTGCCTCTTTACGCCATGTCACACAACCGGTCACATTTGTTATTTCGTTGAGGCGCCAAATAATGAGCGCGCCGTTTTTACTGGGGACACGCTCTTCCAGGGTGGCTGCGGGCGCTTTTTTGAGGGTACACCCGATCAAATGTATTCGGCGTTGATTGAAAAATTATCCGCACTACCGGATGATACGAAAGTGTTTTGTGGCCATGAGTATACATTACAAAATATGGCATATGCACGTCATGTTGAGCCGCAAAATGAACGGATTTTGAAACGTATTGAATGGGCAAAGCTGCGTCGTGCTACAAAAGCCCCCACTGTGCCATCTACTATTGGTGAGGAGAAATCTTGGAATCCATTTATGCGTGTACGTGAGCCTAGTGTACAACAGCATGCGGGTGCGAAAGATCCTGTCAAATGTATGGGTAATTTGCGCAAAGAAAAGGATAATTTCAAGGCTTAG
- the LOC137254054 gene encoding hydroxyacylglutathione hydrolase, mitochondrial-like isoform X4: MHTKIQKLLSVGINKMHSSVEDLKSGNLHIKVLPALQDNFMYLIIDTATKEAAIVDPVEPDTVLAAVEAEQVNLTKVLTTHHHWDHAGGNEKLVKQYGKPLTVYGGDERIRPLTQKVKQDDRFQIGNLNVSCLFTPCHTTGHICYFVEAPNNERAVFTGDTLFQGGCGRFFEGTPDQMYSALIEKLSALPDDTKVFCGHEYTLQNMAYARHVEPQNERILKRIEWAKLRRATKAPTVPSTIGEEKSWNPFMRVREPSVQQHAGAKDPVKCMGNLRKEKDNFKA, encoded by the exons tACAAAAACTACTCAGCGTTGGTATAAACAAAATGCACAGCTCCGTGGAAGATTTGAAGTCGGGTAATCTGCATATTAAGGTGCTACCGGCGTTGCAGgataattttatgtatttg ATAATTGACACCGCTACAAAGGAGGCCGCCATTGTTGATCCCGTTGAACCAGATACCGTGCTCGCCGCCGTTGAAGCTGAGCAAGTTAATCTCACAAAAGTGCTCACAACCCACCATCACTGGGATCATGCAGGTGGCAATGAAAAACTAGTCAAACAATACGGAAAACCTTTAACTGTATATGGTGGCGATGAACGCATTCGCCCATTAACGCAAAAAGTCAAGCAAGATGATCGCTTTCAAATTGGTAACCTCAATGTGAGTTGCCTCTTTACGCCATGTCACACAACCGGTCACATTTGTTATTTCGTTGAGGCGCCAAATAATGAGCGCGCCGTTTTTACTGGGGACACGCTCTTCCAGGGTGGCTGCGGGCGCTTTTTTGAGGGTACACCCGATCAAATGTATTCGGCGTTGATTGAAAAATTATCCGCACTACCGGATGATACGAAAGTGTTTTGTGGCCATGAGTATACATTACAAAATATGGCATATGCACGTCATGTTGAGCCGCAAAATGAACGGATTTTGAAACGTATTGAATGGGCAAAGCTGCGTCGTGCTACAAAAGCCCCCACTGTGCCATCTACTATTGGTGAGGAGAAATCTTGGAATCCATTTATGCGTGTACGTGAGCCTAGTGTACAACAGCATGCGGGTGCGAAAGATCCTGTCAAATGTATGGGTAATTTGCGCAAAGAAAAGGATAATTTCAAGGCTTAG